From one Treponema denticola genomic stretch:
- a CDS encoding flagellar filament outer layer protein FlaA, which produces MKKSIAVILFLVGLVAFSFAQQNSNDFSTIDAADPNKVGIDTAEQRIKEVSIDKFETEGTWYAKMSADEGVIRARLFNGNPLNKKPIPAEEGLELADDKVLGVKVSFYRRGYNSFEVHATKALPVEGIAKTASVWVVGRSYPHTMKLIVEDFWGKRFELYVGKLNHSGWKLMTVAIPPQNSAGKTGIIQKDYHYGTSMGLKIVGFRIECDPEEAYGHYYIYFDDLRVVSDLYEVDMRDKDDMSDNW; this is translated from the coding sequence ATGAAAAAGAGTATAGCTGTAATTTTGTTTTTAGTAGGTTTGGTTGCATTTTCTTTTGCCCAGCAAAATAGTAATGATTTTTCTACAATAGATGCTGCCGATCCGAATAAAGTCGGAATTGATACTGCAGAGCAGAGAATTAAAGAAGTTTCTATTGACAAATTTGAAACTGAAGGTACTTGGTATGCAAAAATGTCTGCCGATGAGGGTGTAATACGTGCCAGACTTTTTAATGGTAATCCTCTGAATAAGAAACCTATTCCTGCAGAAGAAGGTCTTGAGCTTGCAGATGATAAGGTTCTCGGAGTAAAAGTTTCTTTTTATCGACGCGGATATAACTCGTTTGAGGTTCACGCAACGAAAGCCCTGCCTGTAGAAGGAATCGCAAAAACTGCAAGTGTTTGGGTTGTAGGCCGAAGTTATCCCCATACGATGAAATTGATAGTAGAAGACTTTTGGGGTAAGAGATTTGAACTCTATGTTGGAAAATTAAATCATTCCGGTTGGAAACTTATGACCGTTGCTATTCCCCCGCAGAACTCTGCCGGAAAGACAGGTATTATACAAAAGGATTATCACTACGGCACAAGTATGGGCCTTAAGATTGTAGGTTTCAGAATTGAATGTGATCCTGAAGAAGCCTATGGTCATTATTACATCTACTTTGATGATCTTCGCGTTGTAAGCGACTTGTATGAAGTTGATATGCGAGATAAGGACGATATGTCTGATAACTGGTAA
- a CDS encoding nucleotidyltransferase family protein gives MQYGLPEEHIKIILDYIARYSEIEEAVLFGSRALGTYKPGSDVDIALKGNGVDSFLAAHLKSEIEEETCLPYFFDFVAYSKLNHKDLIKHIDKYGVVLK, from the coding sequence ATGCAGTACGGCTTGCCTGAAGAACATATCAAAATCATTTTAGACTATATTGCAAGGTATAGCGAAATCGAAGAAGCTGTTTTATTCGGTTCCCGTGCCTTAGGGACATATAAGCCGGGTTCGGATGTAGATATTGCCTTAAAAGGAAATGGAGTAGATTCTTTTTTGGCTGCACATTTAAAGTCGGAAATTGAGGAAGAAACATGCTTGCCTTATTTTTTTGATTTTGTTGCTTATTCTAAATTGAATCATAAAGATTTAATCAAGCATATTGATAAGTACGGTGTGGTGTTAAAGTAA
- a CDS encoding cation:proton antiporter domain-containing protein — translation MNKLAEFLPAFMHFSRIENTNLILLLGIILLLGAFGGTVFKKLKIPQVVGYIVIGIIIGQSGFQILSAQIITALDPLSSIALALIGFLIGGELKTKVIKKYGTQFVGILIFESIVPFITVSIVVSLVAYFVTKDFASSISLGLILGSISSATAPAATTDVLRENRTRGPLTTTVLGIVAMDDAVALVLYALASSIAASLLGAQTASFGKQILLLLYNIFGSICLGSIIGFLLSLIIRNMMTDSGRILGFSLGCLLLSTGIAYLLDLDTILAAMALGFFMVNFAPAKTRSTFTLVENFTPPIYVLFFVLVGAKLNIWNVTPFVGLLALLYVILRTCGKTIGAILGSILTKAPETVKKYLPFCLLSQAGVAIGLSISAGHDFSDTIGPTVLLIVTATTFIVQLAGPICVKYGVKKSGECGLDVTEEDLMETLSVGDVMLNGKTICSPDSPAVISENVPLSAIIDSFSRSPNLNYAVKSSDGSLAGMISLDHLKEALTMTAIYDCVFAMDIIQPADIVCSQKTGLKDLYELYTEKDTYAIPITGDNGEPLGMAEKDAVDHFLHRKIIELHKNTYGLD, via the coding sequence ATGAATAAATTGGCTGAATTCCTTCCCGCTTTTATGCACTTTTCACGGATTGAAAATACAAATCTTATTTTACTTTTAGGCATAATATTGCTTTTAGGTGCCTTTGGAGGAACCGTTTTTAAAAAACTAAAGATTCCTCAGGTTGTAGGTTATATTGTAATCGGCATAATAATAGGGCAGTCCGGTTTTCAGATTTTATCGGCTCAAATAATTACAGCGTTAGATCCCTTATCGAGTATAGCTTTAGCTCTTATCGGTTTTTTAATCGGAGGGGAGTTAAAAACAAAGGTAATTAAAAAGTACGGAACCCAGTTTGTAGGTATCTTGATTTTTGAGTCCATAGTTCCGTTTATAACGGTTTCTATCGTAGTTTCCCTTGTTGCATACTTTGTTACAAAGGACTTTGCTTCTTCTATTTCTTTGGGCTTGATTTTAGGCTCAATCTCTTCTGCAACGGCTCCTGCGGCAACTACCGATGTTCTACGCGAAAACAGAACCAGAGGCCCATTAACAACGACGGTTCTAGGTATTGTTGCTATGGATGATGCCGTTGCCCTTGTGTTATATGCCCTTGCTTCTTCAATAGCTGCTTCTCTTTTGGGTGCCCAAACGGCGAGCTTCGGAAAACAGATTCTTTTACTTCTTTATAATATTTTCGGCTCTATCTGTTTGGGAAGTATAATAGGCTTTTTGTTAAGTTTGATTATAAGAAATATGATGACTGATTCAGGCAGAATTTTAGGCTTTTCATTGGGCTGCCTTCTTCTTTCTACAGGTATTGCTTATCTTCTTGATCTGGATACCATCTTAGCGGCAATGGCCTTAGGCTTTTTTATGGTTAATTTTGCTCCTGCAAAAACCCGTTCCACTTTTACTTTAGTAGAAAATTTTACCCCTCCCATCTATGTGCTTTTTTTCGTTTTGGTCGGGGCAAAATTGAACATTTGGAATGTAACGCCCTTTGTAGGCCTTTTGGCTCTTTTATATGTTATTTTACGCACATGCGGAAAGACAATAGGTGCTATTTTAGGTTCCATTCTTACAAAGGCGCCTGAAACCGTAAAGAAATACTTGCCGTTTTGCCTGTTAAGTCAGGCCGGTGTAGCTATCGGCCTTTCAATTTCGGCTGGTCATGATTTTTCCGATACAATCGGGCCTACAGTCCTGCTTATAGTTACGGCAACGACCTTTATAGTTCAGTTGGCAGGGCCTATATGTGTAAAATACGGGGTAAAAAAATCCGGGGAGTGCGGGCTTGATGTTACCGAAGAAGATTTAATGGAAACTTTATCGGTTGGAGATGTTATGTTAAACGGAAAAACAATTTGTTCTCCAGATTCTCCTGCCGTTATTTCTGAAAATGTTCCCCTAAGTGCTATAATAGATTCCTTTAGCCGCAGTCCTAACTTAAATTATGCCGTTAAAAGCAGTGACGGCAGTCTTGCCGGCATGATAAGTCTGGATCACTTAAAGGAAGCCTTAACCATGACTGCTATCTATGACTGTGTTTTTGCCATGGACATAATTCAGCCTGCTGATATTGTCTGCTCTCAAAAAACAGGTCTAAAAGATCTATATGAACTTTATACCGAAAAAGATACCTACGCTATTCCTATAACCGGAGATAATGGCGAGCCCTTAGGTATGGCTGAAAAAGATGCCGTAGATCATTTTTTACACAGAAAAATAATAGAACTGCATAAAAATACCTATGGTTTGGACTAA
- a CDS encoding nucleotidyltransferase domain-containing protein — MRLDERSKDIIVNTICNNFSEVFKIILFGSRADDGKKGGDIDLLVETPSAVSLAFTEKINALAEIQAKLGEQRIDLITSCGVEDKRLIVKNAYRDGIILWEK, encoded by the coding sequence ATGCGTTTAGATGAAAGGTCGAAAGATATTATAGTAAATACAATTTGTAATAATTTTTCTGAAGTTTTTAAGATAATTCTTTTCGGTTCCCGTGCTGATGACGGTAAAAAAGGCGGAGATATAGATCTATTGGTTGAAACTCCTTCCGCCGTTTCTTTGGCATTTACTGAAAAGATTAATGCATTAGCCGAAATTCAAGCCAAGCTAGGAGAGCAGAGGATTGATCTTATCACTTCATGCGGGGTAGAGGATAAAAGGCTTATCGTAAAAAACGCCTATCGGGATGGAATTATTTTATGGGAGAAGTAG
- a CDS encoding flagellar filament outer layer protein FlaA — protein sequence MKHGGLVFAGIALMLLFAFAPLTAQQGSINYQTYMVDTFDDPEGQDWAYHAVGSKFVTDGYPVLKYIDGMPHSLRVMQEDPEKAKFLGMQVKFNRKGDNWVDIIPTKKGEKGLEAYEIPFKGRIQRLDMWVWGAGYYYNIEILVRDCEGRIHTLPLGYVNFKGWQNMHVTVPTNIPQASRYLGNKNKLTFVAFRIRTAPFERVDDFKIYFDQFKALTDAFVDSFDGYELGEVDFEKKAE from the coding sequence ATGAAACATGGCGGTTTAGTTTTTGCGGGCATTGCTTTAATGTTGTTGTTCGCATTTGCACCTTTAACGGCGCAGCAAGGTTCGATTAATTATCAAACTTATATGGTCGATACATTTGATGATCCTGAGGGTCAGGATTGGGCATATCACGCAGTCGGCAGTAAATTTGTTACTGATGGATATCCTGTTTTAAAGTATATTGACGGAATGCCTCATTCGCTTAGAGTAATGCAGGAAGATCCCGAAAAGGCTAAATTTCTTGGAATGCAAGTGAAATTTAACCGTAAAGGTGATAATTGGGTCGATATTATTCCGACAAAAAAAGGAGAAAAAGGCTTAGAAGCCTATGAAATTCCTTTTAAAGGACGTATTCAACGATTGGATATGTGGGTTTGGGGGGCAGGATACTACTATAACATAGAAATCCTCGTACGAGACTGTGAAGGAAGAATACATACATTGCCTTTAGGTTATGTTAACTTTAAGGGTTGGCAAAATATGCATGTTACGGTACCGACTAATATTCCTCAAGCCTCCAGATATCTTGGAAATAAAAATAAATTGACTTTTGTCGCTTTTAGAATTAGGACTGCACCTTTTGAAAGAGTAGATGACTTTAAGATTTATTTTGATCAATTTAAAGCTTTAACCGATGCATTTGTTGACTCGTTTGACGGCTATGAATTGGGTGAAGTCGATTTTGAAAAAAAGGCTGAATAA
- a CDS encoding HI0074 family nucleotidyltransferase substrate-binding subunit, whose amino-acid sequence MTNTENIRWKQRFQNFEKAFTVFKDRCSDVKVHPKGSKYYDAFQMALVQAFEILIELSWKVLKDYLENEGYTEVQTGKRAFRQAFQDGMIENGEVWLKALEIRNHTSHIYDVSILEDLNVFVIESFLPEVKKLHNTLQAEL is encoded by the coding sequence ATGACCAATACCGAAAATATACGCTGGAAACAGCGTTTTCAAAATTTTGAAAAAGCTTTTACCGTATTTAAGGATAGGTGTTCGGATGTTAAGGTGCATCCAAAAGGCTCAAAATATTATGATGCTTTTCAGATGGCCTTGGTACAGGCTTTTGAAATTCTCATAGAACTTTCATGGAAGGTTTTAAAAGACTATCTTGAAAATGAAGGGTATACGGAAGTCCAAACGGGAAAGAGAGCATTCCGTCAAGCCTTTCAAGATGGAATGATTGAAAATGGCGAGGTTTGGCTAAAGGCTCTTGAAATTAGAAATCATACAAGTCATATCTATGATGTTTCTATTCTTGAAGATCTTAATGTTTTTGTAATTGAAAGTTTTTTACCTGAAGTTAAAAAGCTGCATAATACACTGCAAGCGGAGCTTTAA